In Magnetovibrio sp. PR-2, the following are encoded in one genomic region:
- a CDS encoding cytochrome c oxidase subunit 3 yields MTSEADTAHVHEHHWEWSWAPLLAVAGTFFLVPIAFSTFFVYEDMMLTTVFAGVGTVMLLAGVAMWVDEGLTQTPLLAGVANIGLPIFILSEIFIFLSLFSSYWMMRLGIESWPPEGTPHIDKVLPVIMTFILVGSSVTAHFAEEKLEHGDLSGFNKWWIITIVLGSAFLGCTLYEWGHLIQEGFIPSTNAYSTAFYTITGFHASHVLVGLGAFIAVLIPALGGRTNKTFVSCVSVYWHFVDIVWFFVASQIYFW; encoded by the coding sequence ATGACTTCTGAAGCAGATACCGCCCACGTGCATGAACATCACTGGGAATGGAGCTGGGCGCCGCTGTTAGCGGTTGCTGGCACGTTCTTCTTGGTGCCAATCGCTTTTTCCACCTTCTTTGTTTATGAAGATATGATGCTTACGACGGTTTTCGCCGGCGTCGGCACAGTTATGTTACTGGCGGGTGTCGCCATGTGGGTTGACGAAGGTCTGACCCAGACGCCGCTTTTGGCGGGCGTCGCCAATATTGGCCTGCCAATCTTCATCTTGTCTGAGATTTTCATCTTCCTGTCGCTGTTTTCCAGCTACTGGATGATGCGTCTGGGCATCGAAAGCTGGCCGCCGGAAGGCACGCCGCACATCGATAAAGTTCTGCCGGTCATCATGACCTTTATTCTGGTCGGGTCCTCCGTCACCGCACACTTTGCCGAAGAAAAGTTGGAGCACGGCGACCTGTCCGGCTTTAACAAATGGTGGATCATCACCATCGTTCTGGGCTCTGCCTTTTTGGGCTGCACCCTCTACGAATGGGGCCACTTGATCCAAGAAGGCTTTATCCCGTCCACGAACGCTTACTCCACGGCGTTTTACACCATCACAGGCTTCCACGCCTCTCACGTGTTGGTTGGCTTGGGTGCATTCATTGCCGTGTTGATCCCGGCATTGGGTGGTCGTACGAACAAAACGTTTGTCAGCTGTGTGTCGGTTTACTGGCACTTTGTGGACATCGTTTGGTTCTTCGTCGCGTCTCAGATTTACTTCTGGTAA
- a CDS encoding SpoIIE family protein phosphatase, which yields MNEQLELLIEMGRHYADTQDIEVTMSRALERITELMGVDGGALFVLEGGEDDGNLVCHASHGPIDIRGLSIPAGQGIVGRSVASNTSEVVWDVQNDPSFNKDLDKEHNFTTRSILCAPMSVKDERLGAIEVVNKSSGDGLFNDEDLQVLEALASSAALAISNARMAAAVADKEVMRRELERAGEIQRGLLPEPGDDESIIAGVNHPARVVSGDFYDYFTLYDGRIVFTLADVSGKGMNAALLMAKSASLFRCLGKEDMRPGRLLQRINAEVCETTLRGMFVTMVAGIYDPSSGRLVLANAGHEPPLFHTPEGEFVSLQASAPPVGIPPELTGGGPVAEEVINLRGGSLYIFTDGATEGYVAAGEELGADGFEAMIEEGLKSSKSGHARITAVAERLSATGEALRDDVTVLVIDDAKPLQDRQKQADYDPDPKPQRELPRMDGPIEGQLCTLSVPARPASLKLIRQAINDTANTCGFNKEECQDLVLAVDEACQNVVRHAYGGREDGDMDVEIRCESKNFVVLIRDFAPAVDVSKIQPRDLDDVRPGGLGVHFIREVMDDVEHMPPPDGQGNLLRLKKAM from the coding sequence TTGAACGAACAGTTAGAACTTCTGATTGAGATGGGGCGGCACTATGCCGACACTCAAGACATCGAAGTCACCATGAGCCGCGCTTTGGAACGCATCACAGAGCTGATGGGTGTCGATGGCGGCGCGCTGTTCGTGTTGGAAGGCGGTGAAGATGACGGAAACTTGGTCTGTCACGCCAGCCACGGCCCCATCGATATTCGCGGCCTCAGCATTCCCGCCGGGCAAGGCATTGTGGGGCGTTCGGTCGCTTCGAACACCTCCGAAGTGGTGTGGGACGTGCAAAACGACCCCAGCTTTAACAAAGATCTCGATAAAGAACACAATTTCACCACGCGTTCGATCCTGTGCGCGCCAATGTCAGTCAAGGATGAACGCTTAGGCGCCATCGAGGTGGTCAACAAGTCCAGCGGCGACGGACTGTTCAATGACGAAGATCTTCAGGTGTTGGAAGCCTTGGCATCCTCGGCGGCTTTGGCGATTTCCAATGCGCGCATGGCGGCTGCGGTTGCAGATAAAGAAGTCATGCGCCGCGAGTTGGAGCGCGCGGGTGAAATCCAGCGTGGCCTCTTGCCCGAGCCGGGAGACGATGAGAGCATCATCGCCGGGGTCAATCATCCGGCCCGCGTGGTGTCGGGGGATTTCTACGACTACTTCACTTTATATGATGGGCGCATCGTGTTCACTTTGGCCGACGTTTCGGGAAAGGGCATGAATGCAGCCCTGTTGATGGCGAAAAGTGCGAGCTTATTCAGATGTTTGGGCAAGGAAGATATGCGCCCGGGTCGGCTGCTTCAGCGCATCAATGCAGAAGTCTGTGAAACAACCCTGCGCGGCATGTTCGTGACCATGGTGGCCGGCATTTACGATCCCTCCAGCGGGCGTTTGGTGCTGGCCAATGCAGGCCACGAGCCGCCTTTGTTCCACACACCGGAGGGTGAATTCGTATCCCTGCAAGCCAGCGCCCCGCCCGTGGGCATCCCCCCGGAATTGACGGGGGGCGGTCCGGTGGCGGAAGAGGTGATTAACCTGCGCGGCGGTTCTCTTTATATATTCACCGACGGCGCGACCGAGGGCTACGTCGCCGCAGGTGAAGAACTGGGCGCGGACGGTTTTGAAGCCATGATTGAAGAGGGACTGAAAAGCTCCAAAAGTGGGCATGCGCGCATCACCGCCGTGGCCGAGCGATTAAGCGCCACCGGCGAAGCCCTGCGCGACGATGTCACGGTTTTGGTCATTGATGACGCTAAACCCTTGCAAGACCGTCAAAAACAGGCAGACTATGACCCTGATCCGAAACCGCAACGAGAACTGCCGCGTATGGATGGTCCCATCGAAGGTCAACTCTGCACACTGAGCGTGCCCGCCCGGCCCGCCAGTCTGAAGCTGATCCGTCAAGCCATCAATGACACGGCGAATACCTGCGGTTTTAACAAAGAAGAATGCCAAGATTTGGTTCTGGCGGTGGACGAAGCCTGCCAGAATGTCGTGCGCCATGCCTACGGCGGGCGCGAAGACGGCGATATGGATGTGGAAATCCGCTGTGAAAGCAAAAACTTCGTGGTCTTGATCCGCGATTTTGCGCCCGCTGTAGATGTTTCGAAAATCCAACCGCGCGATCTCGACGACGTGCGCCCCGGGGGATTGGGCGTGCATTTCATTCGCGAAGTGATGGATGACGTGGAACATATGCCTCCACCCGATGGGCAGGGTAACCTGCTCAGATTGAAAAAAGCCATGTAA
- a CDS encoding STAS domain-containing protein, which translates to MDISVSENNGLKVVGITGEVDLSTSPQVRDALLKELAGGSGVIVDLSGVAYIDSSGVASLVEAFQTAKSKGQGFALAQVSETPMRVLKLARLDQVFVIYDTIDDALSGLA; encoded by the coding sequence ATGGATATTTCAGTATCTGAAAACAATGGACTAAAGGTGGTCGGGATCACCGGCGAAGTGGATTTGAGCACTTCTCCGCAGGTGCGTGACGCTTTGTTGAAGGAATTGGCGGGAGGCTCTGGGGTTATCGTCGATCTGTCCGGCGTGGCGTATATCGATTCATCCGGCGTCGCTTCGCTGGTCGAAGCGTTTCAAACCGCCAAGTCCAAAGGCCAAGGGTTCGCTTTGGCGCAAGTCAGTGAAACGCCCATGCGGGTGTTGAAGCTGGCGCGCTTGGATCAGGTGTTTGTCATTTATGACACCATTGACGACGCCTTGAGCGGCTTGGCATAA
- a CDS encoding MlaE family ABC transporter permease, translated as MADEPNQNAMSRFFDRVGRATVSGMDEVGRNGFMLVEGIYWLIVGPRMGQPVRMSAVFAEMMEIGVRAIGIIGIMAAAIGAMLAIQGIYSLKIFGAEGHVVVGVAFSMVREFAPLITGILVAGRSGSALSARLGTMKINQELDALEVMGINPTRFLVVPSLISSLVMVPVLTFMSMALGLYAAALYVNAALGMSLAAFFDQTIDVLSLDDLLHGLGKAAIFGILIALIGVLNGFMVKGGAEGVGKATTRSVVQCISAIVVTDMLFALVATF; from the coding sequence ATGGCTGACGAGCCAAATCAAAACGCGATGAGCCGCTTTTTCGACCGTGTCGGCCGGGCGACCGTGTCCGGCATGGACGAGGTCGGACGCAACGGCTTCATGCTGGTTGAAGGCATCTATTGGCTGATTGTCGGCCCCCGCATGGGCCAGCCCGTCCGGATGAGCGCGGTCTTCGCCGAAATGATGGAAATCGGCGTGCGCGCCATCGGCATCATCGGCATTATGGCTGCTGCCATCGGTGCCATGCTTGCTATCCAAGGCATCTATTCTTTGAAGATCTTCGGCGCCGAAGGCCACGTGGTGGTCGGGGTCGCCTTTTCCATGGTGCGTGAATTTGCCCCGCTGATCACAGGCATTTTGGTTGCGGGCCGTTCTGGTTCTGCTTTGTCGGCGCGTTTGGGCACGATGAAAATCAACCAAGAGCTCGACGCCCTGGAAGTTATGGGCATCAACCCGACCCGCTTTTTGGTGGTGCCGTCGCTGATCTCGTCTCTGGTGATGGTTCCGGTCCTCACCTTCATGTCCATGGCGTTGGGGCTCTATGCCGCAGCCCTTTATGTGAATGCGGCGCTGGGTATGTCCTTGGCTGCGTTTTTCGACCAGACCATTGACGTTTTGTCGCTGGATGATCTTCTCCATGGGCTTGGCAAGGCCGCAATCTTTGGCATTTTGATTGCGCTCATCGGTGTGCTCAACGGCTTTATGGTCAAGGGCGGCGCGGAAGGTGTGGGCAAAGCCACCACGCGCTCCGTCGTGCAGTGCATTTCCGCCATTGTCGTCACGGATATGTTGTTCGCCCTTGTGGCGACGTTTTAG
- a CDS encoding ABC transporter ATP-binding protein, with amino-acid sequence MSEAENTSPATVIEVRDLVTHYGPREILHGVNVDIVEGEIMVIMGGSGSGKSTFLRHLMALQPPTSGTIKILDHDVWSLSQKELFDLRKKLGVAFQGGALFSSMTVGENIMLPLYEHTKLDRMTMEIMARMKLEVVELSGFEDLMPSELSGGMIKRAAVARAIVMDPRILFFDEPSAGLDPVVSKQLDELILRLRDAMGMTICVVTHELESAFTIADRITVLDQGNILFVGTVEELRKSKSERIQNLLNRRSEEAEIDADEYLRRLTGDKEEAEGMPR; translated from the coding sequence ATGAGCGAAGCTGAAAACACATCTCCCGCCACCGTTATTGAGGTCCGCGATCTGGTGACCCACTACGGTCCGCGTGAAATCTTGCACGGTGTGAACGTCGATATCGTCGAAGGCGAAATCATGGTGATTATGGGTGGATCCGGCTCGGGCAAGTCGACGTTCCTGCGTCACTTGATGGCTTTGCAGCCGCCTACATCGGGCACCATTAAAATCTTGGACCACGACGTCTGGAGCTTGTCGCAAAAAGAACTGTTCGATCTGCGCAAAAAGCTCGGCGTGGCGTTTCAAGGTGGTGCGTTGTTCAGTTCCATGACGGTGGGTGAAAACATCATGCTGCCGCTTTATGAGCACACCAAGCTGGACCGCATGACCATGGAAATCATGGCGCGCATGAAGCTGGAAGTGGTCGAGCTGTCGGGTTTTGAAGATTTGATGCCGTCCGAACTGTCGGGCGGCATGATCAAGCGCGCCGCCGTGGCCCGGGCCATTGTTATGGACCCACGGATCTTGTTTTTTGATGAGCCCAGTGCAGGGCTCGACCCGGTTGTGTCCAAGCAGCTGGATGAATTGATTTTGCGTCTGCGGGACGCCATGGGCATGACCATTTGTGTGGTGACCCATGAATTGGAAAGTGCCTTTACCATTGCGGACAGGATTACCGTTTTGGATCAAGGCAACATCTTGTTTGTTGGTACGGTCGAAGAATTGAGAAAAAGCAAGTCTGAACGCATTCAGAACTTGCTCAATCGCCGCTCGGAAGAAGCCGAGATCGACGCCGATGAATACCTGCGCCGCTTGACCGGCGATAAAGAAGAAGCTGAGGGAATGCCCAGATGA
- a CDS encoding MlaD family protein, with protein MNTAKINYVAVGIFITAALVGFVIAMAMLTGRTGSTDAYSSTYTNVTGVKFGTQVLYEGYPIGQVESVTPVPVNGSMKFRVDYEVIEGWQIPDDSIARIGASGLLSAITINLDAGSSPVPYKPGTEITAQEASDLFKVMSGVAGDISSLAENDLRPLLATINTAVGNFAITVETVGELLDQDGQRMIKQFAMIADDLSKLVIDLNQRIPRIAENVDTSAANFADLSANLDDTRQKLDQLLHESKTLVGENRNDVEKSIDDLKHVTESLARHIDSVNLNVEGAARNMYEFTREIRANPGVLLSGSNPQQKGK; from the coding sequence ATGAACACGGCAAAGATCAACTATGTTGCAGTTGGGATTTTCATAACCGCCGCCTTGGTGGGTTTTGTCATCGCCATGGCTATGTTGACGGGGCGCACGGGATCGACCGACGCCTACTCGTCAACGTACACCAACGTCACCGGGGTGAAGTTTGGCACTCAAGTGCTGTACGAAGGTTATCCCATCGGCCAAGTGGAAAGCGTCACGCCCGTCCCCGTGAACGGGTCGATGAAGTTCCGCGTCGATTATGAGGTTATTGAAGGGTGGCAAATCCCTGACGACAGCATCGCGCGCATCGGTGCTTCGGGTTTGTTGTCGGCGATCACCATTAACCTTGACGCAGGCTCCAGCCCTGTCCCCTACAAACCGGGGACAGAAATTACGGCGCAAGAAGCATCCGATTTATTTAAGGTCATGTCGGGTGTTGCGGGTGATATCTCAAGCTTAGCGGAAAATGATCTACGCCCCTTGCTGGCAACCATCAACACCGCCGTGGGGAATTTTGCGATTACTGTGGAAACGGTGGGCGAATTGTTGGACCAAGACGGACAGCGCATGATCAAACAGTTCGCCATGATCGCGGATGATCTGTCTAAGTTGGTGATCGATCTGAATCAGCGCATTCCGCGCATTGCTGAAAACGTGGATACCTCTGCAGCCAACTTTGCGGACTTGTCGGCGAACCTTGACGACACGCGCCAAAAGCTTGACCAGTTGTTGCATGAAAGCAAAACCTTAGTGGGCGAAAACCGCAACGATGTGGAAAAATCCATCGACGACTTGAAGCACGTGACGGAATCTTTAGCGCGTCACATCGACAGCGTGAACCTCAACGTCGAAGGGGCTGCGCGTAACATGTATGAATTTACACGTGAAATCCGGGCCAATCCGGGCGTGTTGCTGTCGGGCTCCAACCCGCAGCAAAAAGGCAAATAA
- a CDS encoding ABC-type transport auxiliary lipoprotein family protein, which produces MNSLLKSSLAAVALSVGLTACAAPPPQPEDIYYRLSPRADAKMDAPILDGVVEVDRFAAAGSPSSRPILYAEDGTPMVTEYHYHFWIEAPPTMLQSALVSYLRSAGVAKQVVTPDMRVRPDYTVQGRLIRLDTVHGDNSSGIAEFELALRDENSGKLVVLGEYSTEIPAETNAVKHSVAAIDAAVKKVFDDFVLDMHKP; this is translated from the coding sequence ATGAACAGCTTGTTGAAATCATCCCTGGCCGCAGTGGCGTTGTCGGTGGGCTTGACGGCATGTGCCGCGCCACCACCGCAACCCGAAGACATCTATTATCGCTTGTCGCCGCGCGCGGATGCAAAGATGGACGCGCCGATCTTGGACGGTGTGGTTGAGGTTGACCGCTTCGCTGCCGCCGGCTCACCATCCAGCCGTCCGATCCTGTACGCAGAAGACGGCACGCCCATGGTGACGGAATACCATTACCACTTCTGGATCGAAGCCCCACCCACCATGTTGCAAAGTGCTTTGGTGTCATACTTGCGTTCTGCCGGTGTGGCCAAACAAGTGGTGACGCCCGATATGCGGGTGCGTCCGGATTACACCGTTCAGGGGCGCTTGATCCGGTTGGACACCGTGCACGGTGACAACTCTTCGGGCATTGCCGAATTTGAGCTGGCGTTGCGCGATGAAAACTCCGGCAAGCTTGTTGTCTTGGGTGAGTACAGCACCGAAATCCCGGCTGAAACCAACGCGGTCAAACATTCCGTTGCCGCCATCGACGCGGCCGTGAAGAAGGTGTTCGACGACTTCGTTTTGGACATGCACAAACCGTGA
- a CDS encoding class I SAM-dependent RNA methyltransferase, which yields MSRRPKKHRGRKRTAPKLVREQLDVSVQSLGAQGDGIAHAEFQGKLQQLYIPGALPGESVRVETRAKRGEGVLCQLLDIASKSEDRKDAACPHFDTCGGCALQHLTDQAYGAWKQARVVEALQKRGFDTVPVSAPIRIGEGTRRRVTFTALKRGKKLFFGFNARASHDLVAVENCPLLVAELNALIAPMQAAFGAFLQDGARARIHVTDCENGADILIECDQTPDLAAREALAAFVQSCETARIGWKQDGQSPEPIVQAATPLIDLSGVKVELPQGAFLQASVVGEHAIRDAVLAGLEGVSGRFADLFCGLGSFSVPLSRQGRVDAFDVTEASLKALERGAGRADLGGRISAHVRDLGNNPLVGKELCVFDAVVFDPPRAGALDQAQQLAEADVQHVVGVSCNPATFARDARVLVDGGFQLISVQPIDQFTYSPHVELVAQFRR from the coding sequence GTGAGTCGACGGCCAAAGAAACACCGTGGCCGTAAGCGTACGGCCCCAAAGCTTGTGCGCGAACAGCTGGATGTCAGCGTGCAAAGCTTGGGCGCGCAAGGCGACGGCATTGCCCACGCTGAATTTCAAGGCAAGTTGCAACAGCTCTATATCCCCGGTGCATTGCCCGGTGAAAGTGTGCGCGTCGAAACACGTGCCAAACGTGGCGAGGGTGTGTTGTGCCAACTCTTGGACATAGCTTCTAAAAGTGAAGATCGCAAAGACGCCGCGTGCCCGCATTTTGACACCTGCGGTGGGTGCGCGCTTCAACACTTAACGGATCAGGCCTATGGCGCTTGGAAACAAGCGCGTGTGGTCGAGGCCTTGCAAAAGCGCGGCTTTGACACTGTGCCTGTCTCGGCCCCTATACGCATAGGTGAAGGAACGCGCAGGCGCGTCACGTTCACGGCGCTCAAACGCGGCAAAAAGCTGTTTTTTGGTTTTAATGCCCGCGCATCCCATGATCTGGTGGCGGTGGAAAATTGCCCGTTGTTGGTGGCAGAGCTCAATGCCTTGATTGCCCCCATGCAAGCCGCGTTCGGTGCATTTTTGCAAGACGGGGCGCGGGCGCGCATTCATGTCACAGACTGCGAAAACGGTGCGGATATTTTAATCGAATGTGATCAGACCCCAGACTTGGCTGCACGCGAAGCTTTGGCGGCGTTTGTTCAGTCCTGTGAGACCGCGCGTATCGGCTGGAAACAAGACGGCCAGAGCCCCGAACCGATTGTGCAGGCGGCCACGCCCCTGATCGATTTGTCGGGGGTCAAGGTCGAGCTGCCCCAAGGCGCGTTTTTACAGGCGAGCGTTGTGGGTGAGCATGCCATCCGTGATGCCGTTTTGGCGGGCCTGGAGGGAGTTTCTGGGCGCTTTGCCGATCTTTTTTGCGGGCTTGGGAGCTTTTCCGTGCCCTTATCCCGCCAAGGCCGGGTGGACGCGTTTGATGTGACCGAGGCATCGTTGAAGGCGTTGGAGCGTGGCGCCGGGCGTGCAGATTTAGGCGGGCGTATCTCTGCCCATGTGCGCGATTTGGGCAATAATCCGCTTGTCGGCAAAGAGCTGTGCGTCTTTGACGCCGTCGTGTTCGACCCACCACGCGCAGGTGCGCTGGACCAAGCCCAGCAATTGGCTGAGGCTGATGTGCAGCACGTGGTTGGCGTGTCGTGCAACCCGGCGACGTTCGCCCGGGATGCGCGGGTTCTTGTGGATGGTGGATTTCAGCTGATTTCCGTTCAGCCCATCGACCAATTCACCTACAGCCCGCATGTGGAGCTCGTTGCTCAATTTCGCCGTTAA